GCCCACACTCGCGCTCTCTGACCAGTCAACCCACACAGAACTCAATCAGccatacctacctaggtagccagccagccagcctgACCAACGCCTGGACTgccatccccatcccctccTACCTCTTCCCAGACTTGCCCAGTGCCGTTCATACCGTACCGCGACgcaccagcagcagtagcaCCACCCCAACGACCATCCCGGACCGGGACACGACTGAGCAACTGTCCACACCCAGCGACTTGACGCTCGCTACATTACCTTACTTTCCCGCGACTCTGTGCTCCTGCGACTTGCCTTCCAACCTTACCAAGTGCAGTCCGGCTTGGCCCCATTCGCCCGCTTAACGCGCCCAGTCGAAACCGCCGACGACATCCAGCTAAACCGCTCGGCCAGTCCTTTTTTCCTTCCAACATCAACCACCAacccccccaaaccctccgtCATTCAACCCAaaccgccccccccccccacgacCGACTGCATCGCCTTCCTTTCCGAGTCAACATCGCTCCCTGCCCGCCATGGACTCCCAGTGGCAGCAGGGCTATGCCGACTCGGCCGGCTCTGCGAGGAGATACAATGGCAGCGGTGCCCAGGTGCCCCGGGGAGACTACAATGGGCAACCAGGCCCGCAAGGTCAGCAGCCGCCTGCCGGCTTCAAGTACGACCAGTACCAAAGCCCTGGCGGCATGTCTTCTCACGCCGCCAGCGCTGCCACATCGCCAATGTCCACGCCCCAGATGCGCGATAACAACGGCGATGTTCCCATGCACGATGCCCAGGACTCGTATACAGGCATGAAATATCCCATGAGACCCCATCACCAGTCTCACCTCTCCGGGAGCCGCTCGTCTACTCTCTACTCGCCCCAGGAGCCATCCGCTGCTGCCCAACGATACTCGCCGATGGAAGCCCTGTCCCCCACTTCGCCCTACGCGCCAAAATCCGCCCAAGGCCAGTTCGCTTCCCCCCCGGGCCAACGACAGTCTCCCACAAGGCAGTCCGAGTACATGCCCCAGAGCCCTCACTACGGTGGTCGTCAGCAACCTCCCCAACTCCCTCCGATCGCGCCGTACGGCGCGGCTCACGATGGGTACCCTTCAGCCGTCGTTGCCAACATCGATGGCGCTTTTGCCGGCGATCCCAAgtcgccgcgccgcccgaTCCCGCAGCCCATGCCCAGAGGGCCTGCCCCTGAATTCAGGCAATGTAGAGCTCCGACCGATCTTCGACCCAAGGTCAACGCCCAGCCTCCCTTTAGGCGTGCGAACCCCGAAGGAGGCTTTATCAGCGTAAGCCCGTCTACCCCGCCTTGTTCACCAACCAGAAACGAATGGCACAGACTAATTCACTTCCTTCAGCCCCTCCAAGCCCTGACGGTGCACCTCCCTGCCACCTACAGGATATGCAACCCGAACTTCAAATACGAGTCGTCGCGTAATCCTCGCCGGGTTCTGACCAAGCCGAGCAAGGGCGTCAAAAACGATGGGTACGACAACGAAGACAGCGACTATATCCTATACGTCAACGATATCCTGGGCTCAGAAGAGGCCGGCCATAAGTACGTTCGCAGCAGGCGCCGCGTCCCCTTACCCCTTTGGGCCACCTGTGCTGATTTGTCGTGTAGGAATCGGTATCTTATTCTCGATGTTCTGGGCCAGGGCACCTTCGGACAAGTTGTCAAATGTCAAAACCTCAAGACGCAGGAAGTGGTCGCCGTCAAGGTCATCAAGAACCGCACTGCGTATTTCAACCAGAGCATGATGGAGGTGTCGGTTCTGGACTTGGTAAGCTTGGCCTGGTGCTCAGACGCACACCGTGATGGCTAACATCTGCCTTCCAGCTCAACACCAAGCTCGATAAGAACGATGATCACCACCTTTTGCGACTTAAAGACACCTTCATCCATCGCCAACACTTGTGCCTGGTTTTCGAGCTTCTTAGCGTCAACCTGTACGAGTTGATTAAGCAGAACCAGTTCCGGGGTCTCAGCACGACCCTCGTCCGTGTTTTCGCTCAACAACTCCTCAACGGTCTGGCGCTGCTGAACAAGGCGCGGCTCATCCACTGCGACTTGAAGCCCGAGAACATCCTGCTCAAGAACCTCGAGAGCCCCATAATCAAGATCATCGATTTCGGTTCCGCATGCGACGAACGGCAAACGGTCTATACCTATATTCAATCCAGATTCTACCGATCTCCAGAGGTTCTGCTGGGCTTGCCGTACTCGTCGGCCATCGACATGTGGTCTCTCGGCTGCATTGTCGTAGAGCTGTTCCTCGGTCTCCCGCTGTTCCCAGGCTCCTCCGAGTACAACCAGGTTTCACGAATCGTTGACATGCTGGGCAACCCGCCGAATTGGATGATTGAGATGGGCAAGCAAGCCGGCGAATTCTTTGAGAAGAGGCAGGACGAGTTTGGTCGGCGGACGTACCAGTTGAAGAGCATGGAGCAGTACGCTCGGGAACACTCGACCAAGGAGCAACCGAGCAAAAAGTATTTCCAAGCCAACACACTGCCGGAGATCATCAAATCCTACCCCATGCCCCGGAAGAACATGAAGCAGAGCGAGATCGACAGAGGTAAGTTGTGACAATCGAACCGCGCCTCTTGTGTGTCATTACTGACGTGCCGGATAGAAATGAACAACAGAATCGCCTTCATCGACTTTGTCAGAGGACTGTTGAACATCAACCCCTTGGAGCGTTGGTCACCGCAGCAAGCCAAGTTGCACCCGTTCATCACCCAGCAGAAGTTCACTGGGCCGTTTGTGCCACCCATGAACCTAAAGTCCAGCTCTCTCAACAGGTCTCCAGCTCCTGGCAcgcaacagcagcagcaggccgaagCATTGAGCAAGCAAAGAGCGCAGGCAGCCCAAGCACAGGCGAACTCTGCCGCACAGGGAGCTTACGCCCAGATGGCGGCTCAATACCAACAACCTGCACACTCTCAGCAGCCGCCCATCTACAACAACCAGCCAATGTACTCGCCGAGCAGCAGTCACGCCGCCCAACCCCCACCATACGGGGCTCAGCAAGGTGCCTATGGCCTCATGACGCAACAGCCCGCGCAAATGCCTCCTGGACCTTATGGCGGCAGTGCGgcccaacaacaacaacagcaacaacaacaacctgGCCTATATCCCCAGCAAGGAATGCGACCGGCCCGCCAACGTGCTTCGACCATGGAGCAACAGCAAAGTGGTATCCCCGCTGCCATCCAGCGCGTTGCTAGTCACCTTGACCCGAGCCAGCCGATTCGCCTGCAGCCTAGCCCAGCCTACTATCCCCCTCCAACGGACGGCGGTATGGCTGGTATGGAAAATGCGGCtcagcgagcaggcagaCGCGGAAGTCGCGTacagcaaggaggaagaggcaaCCGAGATTTTATCCGCAACCTCGAGGAGAGAACGCTGGAGGAGGGCTTTATGGGAAACCAGAATCCTTGGCATTGATGTTTTGAACGACTTAAACCACAAAGAGCCGGAAAATCTCGACCCCAAGCACCTCTCCAAATTCACATGCGTTGGCGGGCGTCCCTTCCGTCGCCTAAACAGCTTTGGGTGGCGCTATTCAGACAGCTACGAAAGATGGCTGCAGTACTGCTCCCGAACCAGGGCGATGACAGCAGGGGGTGGGACCCCGAGCTGCCAGGTCGCACCGGATTAATGTAAGATACCCGACCTTGAAGGAGCGGATCCGTCGAGACTGCCATATAAGACCTGCTGCAAGGGGCCATCTAAGGAAATGCGGCTTTCATGCCGGGCTGGAGCGGGACGACGCGACTACACACGGACAGGAGCTTTGATGGGATGATGCACCAGGAAAGGGGAATGGGGAAGGGGGGTATCATTGAATCGGCAAGGAAGGGGGCTTCAGTGGGGGGGTTGAAGGGGGCCAAACGGCCAACAACGACACACGAGACACGCCTTGACACGCACCGTTCCTAACTACAACTACCTAcacacctacctacctaccttttCTTCATGAGGTTCAAAGGGATATCGGACATGGCATGGTTGGCTTTTGCAAGTTGTTTGACTAATGTGGAAGTGACGCTGATGTCATAGGAGAGAGACGAGGTTGTCATTCCACCTCATTTGTGCCTACCTTTTCAATGAACGTTGAAGATACCAGGTGTTGGTTGGACTCGCATTTGTGGGATTGACTTGCCCGTGACAGAATCGGAGGAATCGGCTGATGTAGTGGGTTTCTCCATACCATCactgttgctgccgccgtgcTTACAAACACCAAACATGTATACATACCTACGTGCCGCCCCTGCTAATGCTTGCCGAGTGGCCGAGTGTTCCCTAGGTACGTCGAACTtgccggcgaaggcgtcTTCTTGTCATGACGAACTCTCCGTTCATTCTACAGGTACTTGGCAGCTGCCAATAAGGTCGTTGCCCAACGTTGGGTGGTGTAAGCTCGTAGGGTAAGTGGCCGATGCATCTATCCATCTATCTTTTCAATGCTCTCGTCTCGACAGCCAAGCTTCTATCTCCTCCAACACCAACGCAGTTTGGACCCATCATTACGACAACGACCTTGCAGcttcttctacttcttctGTTTTTTGGTGTTCTTTTGGATCGTCCCGCCACCAATTTAACCCACTAGCATCCAACAACGCCACGGGCCCTtacgtcggcatcgtcacTGACTTCAGCCTGTGTACACTCACAACGTTGCAACCAGAGACCGGCGCAAGGAAGCCATGGACCACCCTCTCGAACAACAGAAGGATGTAGACACTGTCAATCAAGAAGTCTCGTCAGATCCTTCGGCCAAACGCTTTTCGAAGGTCGAATCAGTCACAAATCCCGGTGTTTCTATGAACTCAGTCGATGGTACAAATGGCCGTTTTGCCCGCTCTGCCTTCAAAGTCTCATGGAGTAGGACGGTATCCAGAATGCTGAGCAAACGACAAAGAACAGCTGCCACCCCCGACACAAACCCAGCTCCTAAATCTGATGCCAACGGGAGGAAAACGGATGCTTCTGATGACAGAGGGGATAAACGACTCAAAGAGCTGGGCAATCGACCCGATCCTACTCAGCCTCTGCTCTCAAAGCATGCCACTGTTATAGACGTGGCTGCATCAGGCATCATGAAGAAAAAAGGTGAGATTGCAATTTACACACCCTTTTTCTTGAGCACCTCACTGACCCTGCTGGCCTCTAGACTTACTGAAACGCCGCAGCTTGGGGGACTTTTTAGGTTCCATCAGCTCCTACAACACGCTCAAGAAGAGATGCAGATCCCCGGAGGCTTCAACGGACATGGTGGGCTCTCATTTTTCAACGGAGTCTCTGACAAAGGGTCATGATCACGCCGCATCCGACAACGCCCCTCCTACGCTGCCAAAGCTGCCGTCATCGGGGGATTTGGCAACAAGCTTTCAAAGAAATCTCGAAGCAGACCCGGAAGCTGTCACCACCGTTCTCTTGACGTCGCGTCCGCCAGGCATTAATTCTACAAGACACTACCGAAGAGATCAAGCCGTACAGACGCTTTTAACATCTACCCCAGAACGTACTGATGCGAcgggggaaaggggatgCGGCTTGTCAGTGCCTAAAGTACCGGGGATGATTGACCTTTACACCGGGCGCCAGCTTGTGTGGAACACGGCTACCAGTGCTGACCCCCGGTCAGTGCAGACTCACACGCCCGGAGAGAAGCGGGAAGAGACGATACAGGAAGAAGTCCCGATGCTCTTGCAAGCGAAGGACAAGAAGCGAAAAGAGCTTGGCTTGCGTCCATGTACCAACCCTGGGACTGCATATACAACCGTGGATCCCCTCCAGGCTGTGTATGAGAGCAAACTCATTCAAGGCCCTCACCTCGAGTACAAGCGGAAAACACGCCGCAGTCTGGGGGATGATGAGGACTTCGACTATTCAAGCGGCAGCGTCTGGAGGAAGGACGAAACATCCAACGGcgctactgctgctgctaaCGACATCAACGTCCCTACTGGTGCCCCTACTGGtgccgatgacgatatcACCGATATATCCTCCAACCCTGGTAGCAAGAACCTGAAAAAAAAGGCGAAGAGTCTGACGTTTATCAGACAGCTGGAGGTACAACCGCGCGGAAGCTCCCTAACAGCGCCGCGGAGAATTTCCTTTGAGATGGATCTGCGTGGAACCGACAGCGATGCAGGCGGCGCAAAAGACTCTTTTCATCACTCCTTGAAAGACAAACGAGTAGTTGTTGTATAGCTGGTTTACTGGCAGACGTGAACTATTGAGTATGATTATTGCCGACGAGTTACATTGTATGGGGAGTGGGCTTGATACTCCAGAGTTTGTTTGTTGTACAAGTGTAGAGCAACGGTTAATACAGAACGCCATGAAATACAGCAGACGTTGTGATTACGGGTTCTAAGATCACACCAGCGGTGCGACTCAGGACCGTGACAGACCCGTAGTAGGTACGTACTGTTGTGGTCGTCCGAGAGTGGAGACCCCTGGACGTGCGCTCCACAATCCTCGCAAACCAACGCGCCCGGCGAGACCCAGCACCCAGGTCAGCCTCAAGGGTCTCTCCATATGCAAGGTATCCATTTCTCCGAAGCCAACCTGCCTCGTCCACCTTTGTTGATACTCGACTTATTTCCTCTGCTATTACGTTGCTACTCTCCAACCAAGCATCGTCACTCTTTGATTGCTTGTTTGGCCACGACTTCTACGTGGCTACAGCGCACCGGCCTCCAACGACGTAAGATACCCTCCGTCCTCATTGCTTGCGACGGGCACATTCGACCTCGATACATTCCTAAACCACTCAATCGCCGCAGTCACCGACAAGGGACGCTTACACAATGGCGAAGGTTGCGACCGACTTTGAGCGCATCATCCAAGAAGGTAGGATCGCACTCGCCTCCACGCCCACCCCTCGAACCAGTCGCAAAGGGGGATCTTCGTTAACTCTATTGCAGGAcgagaaaggaagaagaacgaGGCGCTGGCACAGAAGATCTTCTCCAAGGATAGACGGCAGAGCGCACCTACCAAGCTCAAGCCGGGCGCGGGTCCGTCGCTGGCGAGCAGAGTCGGCGTCAAGAAGGTACTGCTCTTTTCCACCTTCGCAGCTGCTTGCCCGCAAGCCACGAATACTGACATACTTCACTCTCTCGATTAGCAGCGCACCGCCTCTCTCGGTCCCAAGGCCCTCCCTGCGGGTAACATCGATGGCGACTGGACACACGACCTCCATGGAACCGtgaacggcggcggcaggggaCGGAATAATGGTGGCAACCCCGGTGCTGGCGGCCTCGCGTCGCGTATCTCGGCGCCCGGAGGTAGAACCGCGCCCGTTGGAGCTGCGGCGGCCAGACGAGGCGATAGACGCGCCGAGCAGAAGGCCGCCAAAGTCGCCACAGCGATTGAGCGCTCGGGTGGCATGTCAGACGTCCAGATGACCTTTTCCGCGCCCACCAACGCGCCGACCGGCCCCGCAGTGAAGAAGGGTCTTTCGATCCGTGGCCTGGCAGGTCCATTTGCGGTCATGGCCCAGAACTTCGCGCCGGGGACTACGGCAGCAGATATCGAGAGTGCGATGACGCCTGTCGGCGGGGAGATGCTGAGCTGTCGGATCATCAAGACCAGCCCGCTCATTGTGGCGGAGATGGTGTTTGCAACCAAGGAGGGTGGAGACGCCGTCATTGAAACGTTCAACAACCAAACGGTATGTTTCTTCCCCGGCCCTGAAGTCTAATATAGGTCAAAATTTGGAGTGCTAACGGCTGGAAACTACAGGCCGATGGACGGATCATCAAGGTATACCCCAAGCCCGGCGGCTACAAGGAACCCGTCACGACCAACGGCGCGCATCCTGTGAACGTccggtcgacgtcgaaccACATCATCGACGGCACGAACGGATTCCCCGAAGAGATGGAGGAAGACGACCGCGGCCTGTACAGCGATCGAATCGTTGGCagcggcaacagcagcagcaccaacCGCAGAGGCCGCGGCTCCTACCGCGCTGGCCGCAGATGAAGGGAGGCAAGGGGGCTCCAGATGACACAATgaaccaaaaaaaaaaagggatACTCTACTTGGGGCGTTATAGAAGAGCGGGCTTGGGATAGGTGGAACACCTAGGCGACTcatgtgtatgtgtgtataTGTTTTCTGGTTCTTCTTGGAACCGATCACGTCGGGGAGAAGCCTCTTCTTGGGATCTTTCAATGGATTTCCGAGGGCGTGGATATCTCGACCTCTTTTcgcttcttctcttttttggAAGCCTGTGTATTAATAGACCCCAAGACCCCGCGTCCCTCCTACCCGCCTACcggagaaaaagaagaagaaaaaaacaccAATGTTCGCCGTCACATATCCTGATCTCGCTACTAATGCCACTCATGTGGTTTTACTGACCGTCAAGGCAGAGAGAAATGGACCACTGTGTGCACAACACCAGCGGGTTCGAAGTCGTATGGGAAGAACATAGGGGTGACATATATTATAGATTTGGGTATTGTATATCGCGACAGGGCCGCGCCAGGCCTGATATGTTCCATGGTACATGACGCCGATATCGTACATAGTGTTGTTACATCTTGCGAGAGCTACTCAAGTATTTCACATGACACCCTCGCCATCTTTCATGGGCGTATTCTTCGTGACGACGagatcctcctccttctgctGATTCGGATCGGTGAACTCGACCACGAAGCGGTTGAGCTTGTTGCGCTTCTGCTTAagcgcctcgacggcctcctcgtcagCGAGCCGGTTCTCGTTGACGATCTTGTCGACGGCACTGATCATGTTGCGGGCGATCTCGATCAGCTCCTTGACCGCGAAACCGTGCATTTGCGATGTCTTGGATGAGGGCTTCCCTCCCGCCTTGggtttcttcttcaacatcgCGTCCTTCGCCGAGGTGAAGGGCGCCCATATGTTGTTaactgcggcggcgagctgctcgccGTACGCGCGCCTCgcttcctcgacctcgcccgaCTTGGCCACCTGGCGGAACTGGAAATTGGACGATAAACCAACTTTGAGGTATATGTGAAGCGCGCGGACGTCGAGAGGCGTCGTCCCtttggaggcggcgacgtgcGCCGTCATCCTCTCCAGGACAGCGGTTGCATTCTCAAAGGCCTTCTGGTTCATCTTGTCGTTGACGCAAGCCGAAAGGGCACGGCGGTACATGATGGGCACCAGCATCTCGTCGGGCAGCTTCTGTACAACCTTGGCAGCGTCGCGGCTCGATCCGTTGCGCTCATAGATACGGAGGAGCTGGTTCCAGTTGTCCGAGTCAGGCTCAAGGCCATAATAATAGACAAATAGATTCCAGTACTGCACAGCCAGCTTGGCCTGCCTATTTTGGAGGAGGGTGGTGAGAACGAGGGAGAGAGTGTTGGACCGCGGTATGGCATAATTGatcctcggcttcgtcgatgGGACGGCCTTTTGTTGCGCGGAGCCGGCAGTGCCAACGGCTGCGGCGATACCCTTCATGCCTTCGTTCATGCGCAGCGCATGGTCCTTGGCGGGGTTTTTGCAGGCCAGATCGCGGACGCTCATGGTCTCCTCGAGCAGGGGTATGATATTAGCCTGATCCTTCTTGTCGCCAAGTAGCAGTACGCGGGCCATGGCGCAgacgaggtcctcgtcgagttcTAGCGTGCCTTTGCGCCAGTTGCGCATGACCTCCTCCCATATGGCCTTGCACCGCTTGACCATCTGCGCCATCGTGTCGAGGATCTCCTGGAGGGATTGACTTCTTTGCTTCTCGGGGTTCTCCGCCTCGAACCGCAGggcgttgatgatggtcgTATACGTATATGCCGTGGTCTTGCGGCCGGCACGGGCGTCGGCTGTTTCGGCGATGGAGAACATGGCGTCAACGTCGCCCGCGCGGCCGCAGACCTGAAGAACGGCGTTGAGGTGGAAAGAGTTGGCGCGGACGGCCGAGTTCTCTTTGAGGAGCGAGTTGTAGATAGCGACGGCCTTCGGAACGGCGGCTTTAGGGTCAAGCGACTTTGCGCAGCCGGTGAGGAGGATGGTGTATGTTCGGTCGTTGGGCTGCTGGCCTCGCTTCTTCATGTCGTTGAAAAgcttgatggcggcgttgacgcTCTTGTCGCGAACCTTGTACTCGATCAAATGGTTccaggcgacggcgacctgcTTGTCCTTGCTGGAGCGttggacgaggagaagcgcCTCGTCAAAACGGCCCTTCTTGAGGGTTGCCTCGACGTGCTGGGCGATATTGTAGGGGTCGTCCATATGCTTGAGGTGCTGGTCAACAGCCCAATCCATCTTCCGCTTCCTGTTTTTCTCGGCAACGTCATCAGCATTGTCAGTGTCTCTGGGGCTTCTCCGCGCCTCCTTCATGAAAGCGGCGCGGGAGACTGTCGTTTGAGACCGTTGCTGAAGCTGGAGGTGGGGTGGGAGGCCATGTTGGAGGGTCGAAACCGTGGCTGATGTTTCGACAAAAGAGGCCTTGGTAGATAGTGGCTGTATCGCTCGCCTGAGGCACGCTTTACAAGACAACATCTCGAACTGGTTTTGAATAATCAGGGACCATCAAAGGTTGTCAACGTTAGCCTTCGGGGCCAGCGCCGGGAAATTTTGCCCAAGCTCCTTATCTTATCGCAAGCTAGAAACCACTATTTTACAAGGGTCAGCGGATCGCTGAATCTACCTAAGGTACCCAGGAACTGACGTCGGTTGCCCGCCCATTTCTTGACCAATCAAAGCAAGCCAAAGGAAACTAATTAAGCAGCCTGGCAAACGACGCGTCGCCAAACACGAGACGCGATTTCTACGCGCGCCGCCCCTGGATACTTGCCAAATTATAGTGCATCGAATTCCGTGCTTCTGTATATCCCACTCACTAGAGTCGTGCTCCGTTATCCTTACAAAACACAACCAAAGACACCAATTCTCTCAGCCCAAATAGTTGGCGCCGGATTTTTTTTGAATACCATGAATTAGAGCCTTCTCCTCCGAGCCTCCAGATTTCTTCCATAATACCCGACATCCACGATCACGCTTGCCTGTTATGCCCAAGATCGACAGGCGCTCGAAGCTGGCAGAGCTTCGAGCCCTCCGAGCGGCCGGTAAGAGGGCCAACTACGAAGTCGAAGAGGTTGACGAGTTAtacgaggaggtcgacgagaACCAATACAAGAAGATTATTCGGGATCGCCTGGATCAGGACGATTTCGTTGTCGACGATAATGGCGAGGGATatgccgacgacggtcgAGAGGAGTGGGATCGCGCTCCTCAGCACTACTCGGACAGCGAGGATGAGATGCCAGTGAAGGGTCGAGGCAGGCCGAGCAAGGCTTGTAAGCGCGCCCAGTCGTTCTATCCTTCAAGTAGAGCATCTACTAACATTCAACAGCAAAGAAGGAgcgcgaagacgaggatgccaAGCGGGACGCCAATGACCGAGACATCAGCGAATACTTTACAAAGGGCATTACCAAGACCCAGGCAAAGCCAAAGGTTCGTTTTATAGACAAGGATTGAGCGAAGAAAATCATTTGACATCGTGCATAGGTTGCCAAAACGAAAGAAGACGACGCGTTCCTTGCTGATTtgctcggcgaggtcgacgctAACATTCCCGCTCCTGCATCTCGCTCGGCTAAGCGCAACAGATCCCcagaacgacgacgagcccgtgTGCTATCAACCGCGCCCGAGGCCAGACCACGTGTCACCAAACGAACGAAGACTGTGGACGACAGATTATCATCCCCTGCCATTGACGATTCGCTGCCCGATGATGGCTACCTCCCCCCCGTGGGCGATGACAGGGACGACAGCCCTGTCCCGATCACAGTGGATGACGTTCCCATGTCCGATCTTGCGCCATCTTCACCTGCTGCCAAGGTAGCCCAGCGCAAGGGCTTGATCAAACAAGAGCCcaaggaggatgacgaggacatgATGGAGGTTGCCCACGCCGGGACTGTTACCGCTGCCAGCGTCAACATCGCGGGGTCAAGGCCACCGAAGAAGCTGGTCAAGCCGGATCCCTACCCGACCCCTATGAGCTCGTCCCCGGTTAAGCCGGCTGCTGCAGCGGTCGACTCATCTGCTTGGAACACCATTACGGACCAGCTCAACGTTGTTACAGGCTCTCCTGCTGAGGCTAGAACCATTGGCAAGATTGACTATAAAGACGCCATagaggaagacggcagccTCAACATGTTTTGGACCGACTATACCGATGTTAACGGTAGTCTCTGCCTTTTCGGCAAAGTCTTAAACAAGAAGACTGGGCTGTACGTCAGTTGCTtcgtcaaggtcgacaaTATCCTCCGAAAGCTGttcttcctcccccgccaAACAAAAGTACAGGGCGGAGAAGACACCGGTGAGAATATCGAGATGATGGACGTATACTCTGAAGTAGACTCCATCATGACCAAGATGAATGTTGGCATGTACAAGATCAAGGCTTGCACCCGCAAGTATGCCTTTGAGCTGCCAGGAATTCCAAAGGAAACTGAATATCTGAAGTGTCTCTACCCATACACAAGTAAGTCGTCGAGAAAGTGGCAAAGTGACAGGATAGTATTACTAACTTGAAACAGAGCCCGTGATCGACGGATCGGCCACTGGCGAAACCTTCTCGCATGTCTTCGGAACGAACACTGCTCTCTTTGAGCAATTTGTGTTGTGGAAGAACATTATGGGTCCTTGCTGGCTAAAGATTACCGACGCCGACTTCGGCGCCCTTAAGAACGCCTCTCACTGCAAGCTTGAGGTGCTGGTTGAGCACCCTAACATGGTGTCTACACTCAACGAGTCCACGGATAATCTCGACGCTCCGCCCCTGACCCTGATGAGTCTTGTCTTACGGACGGCCTTCAACGCCAAGGCCAACAAGCAAGAAATTCTCGCGATCAGCGCCCGAATCTATGAAAAGGCATCTTTGAATGACACAACCccggccgagaagctccCTTGCCGGACATTCACCCTCATCCGACCTCACGGCGCAGCGTTTCCTCTCGGGTTTGAAACGTTGGCaaaggagagaaagagaggccTCATCAAGACTTTCCGACAAGAATCCGAGATACTGACGTTCTTTCTCGCTCAGCTTGATGTTGTGGACCCAGACGTCATCCTTGGACATCAGTTGGAAGGCGTCGACTACAGTGTTCTGCTCAACCGCCTGCACGAGAAGAAGACCCACCAATGGTCTCGTCTCGGTCGGCTCAAGCGGACGCAGTGGCCGGCTTCTATGAACAAGGTGGGCGGCAACGTCTTCGCTGAGAGACAGGTCATGTCTGGCCGTCTGCTTTGCGACCTCGCCAACGATGCTGGAAAGTCTGCCCTGCACAGGTGTCAGTCATGGAGTTTGACGGAAATGTGCAGTCTTTACCTGCCGGGCAACAACCGCAGGCAAGACATCGACAACGAAGCGGCACTCAAGACCTGGGCGACCCAGTCCAAGGAGGGCATGATGAACTACGTAACCCACATGGAAACCGACACCCATTTCATCACCGCGCTGGCCTTGCAGGTCCAGCTCCTCCCTCTGACCAAGGTCCTAACCAATTTAGCCGGCAACTCCTGGGCGAGAACTCTTACTGGTACTCGCGCTGAGCGGAACGAGTACATTCTGTTGCACGAGTTCCACCGCAACAAGTACATCTGCCCTGACAAGCAAACCTTCCGGGGTAGGATGGCCCAGGAGGAGAACCAAGACGATGAAGGTgaaggcaagaagaaggacaagtACAAGGGTGGTCTCGTCTTCGAGCCCGAGAAGGGTCTTTATGACAAGTTTGTCCTGGTCATGGACTTCAACTCTCTATACCCCTCCAT
The genomic region above belongs to Colletotrichum higginsianum IMI 349063 chromosome 2, whole genome shotgun sequence and contains:
- a CDS encoding Protein kinase yak1, which gives rise to MDSQWQQGYADSAGSARRYNGSGAQVPRGDYNGQPGPQGQQPPAGFKYDQYQSPGGMSSHAASAATSPMSTPQMRDNNGDVPMHDAQDSYTGMKYPMRPHHQSHLSGSRSSTLYSPQEPSAAAQRYSPMEALSPTSPYAPKSAQGQFASPPGQRQSPTRQSEYMPQSPHYGGRQQPPQLPPIAPYGAAHDGYPSAVVANIDGAFAGDPKSPRRPIPQPMPRGPAPEFRQCRAPTDLRPKVNAQPPFRRANPEGGFISPLQALTVHLPATYRICNPNFKYESSRNPRRVLTKPSKGVKNDGYDNEDSDYILYVNDILGSEEAGHKNRYLILDVLGQGTFGQVVKCQNLKTQEVVAVKVIKNRTAYFNQSMMEVSVLDLLNTKLDKNDDHHLLRLKDTFIHRQHLCLVFELLSVNLYELIKQNQFRGLSTTLVRVFAQQLLNGLALLNKARLIHCDLKPENILLKNLESPIIKIIDFGSACDERQTVYTYIQSRFYRSPEVLLGLPYSSAIDMWSLGCIVVELFLGLPLFPGSSEYNQVSRIVDMLGNPPNWMIEMGKQAGEFFEKRQDEFGRRTYQLKSMEQYAREHSTKEQPSKKYFQANTLPEIIKSYPMPRKNMKQSEIDREMNNRIAFIDFVRGLLNINPLERWSPQQAKLHPFITQQKFTGPFVPPMNLKSSSLNRSPAPGTQQQQQAEALSKQRAQAAQAQANSAAQGAYAQMAAQYQQPAHSQQPPIYNNQPMYSPSSSHAAQPPPYGAQQGAYGLMTQQPAQMPPGPYGGSAAQQQQQQQQQPGLYPQQGMRPARQRASTMEQQQSGIPAAIQRVASHLDPSQPIRLQPSPAYYPPPTDGGMAGMENAAQRAGRRGSRVQQGGRGNRDFIRNLEERTLEEGFMGNQNPWH
- a CDS encoding Pentatricopeptide repeat protein; this encodes MAKVATDFERIIQEGRERKKNEALAQKIFSKDRRQSAPTKLKPGAGPSLASRVGVKKRTASLGPKALPAGNIDGDWTHDLHGTVNGGGRGRNNGGNPGAGGLASRISAPGGRTAPVGAAAARRGDRRAEQKAAKVATAIERSGGMSDVQMTFSAPTNAPTGPAVKKGLSIRGLAGPFAVMAQNFAPGTTAADIESAMTPVGGEMLSCRIIKTSPLIVAEMVFATKEGGDAVIETFNNQTADGRIIKVYPKPGGYKEPVTTNGAHPVNVRSTSNHIIDGTNGFPEEMEEDDRGLYSDRIVGSGNSSSTNRRGRGSYRAGRR
- a CDS encoding Pentatricopeptide repeat domain-containing protein — protein: MLSCKACLRRAIQPLSTKASFVETSATVSTLQHGLPPHLQLQQRSQTTVSRAAFMKEARRSPRDTDNADDVAEKNRKRKMDWAVDQHLKHMDDPYNIAQHVEATLKKGRFDEALLLVQRSSKDKQVAVAWNHLIEYKVRDKSVNAAIKLFNDMKKRGQQPNDRTYTILLTGCAKSLDPKAAVPKAVAIYNSLLKENSAVRANSFHLNAVLQVCGRAGDVDAMFSIAETADARAGRKTTAYTYTTIINALRFEAENPEKQRSQSLQEILDTMAQMVKRCKAIWEEVMRNWRKGTLELDEDLVCAMARVLLLGDKKDQANIIPLLEETMSVRDLACKNPAKDHALRMNEGMKGIAAAVGTAGSAQQKAVPSTKPRINYAIPRSNTLSLVLTTLLQNRQAKLAVQYWNLFVYYYGLEPDSDNWNQLLRIYERNGSSRDAAKVVQKLPDEMLVPIMYRRALSACVNDKMNQKAFENATAVLERMTAHVAASKGTTPLDVRALHIYLKVGLSSNFQFRQVAKSGEVEEARRAYGEQLAAAVNNIWAPFTSAKDAMLKKKPKAGGKPSSKTSQMHGFAVKELIEIARNMISAVDKIVNENRLADEEAVEALKQKRNKLNRFVVEFTDPNQQKEEDLVVTKNTPMKDGEGVM